From a region of the Nanoarchaeota archaeon genome:
- a CDS encoding ArsR family transcriptional regulator: MVKIDWELYSWILRGSQRRKILVVLNKPKIPTEIKTETKLSIAHVSKILKLFEAQGIVECLTPNVRMGKIYALTKKGETIRKQVIKGSG, from the coding sequence ATGGTTAAAATCGATTGGGAGCTCTACAGTTGGATTCTGCGAGGCAGCCAAAGAAGGAAGATCCTTGTTGTCCTCAATAAGCCGAAAATTCCTACTGAAATAAAAACGGAAACCAAGCTTTCAATCGCTCATGTTTCAAAAATACTGAAATTGTTTGAAGCGCAGGGTATTGTAGAATGTTTGACGCCCAATGTTCGTATGGGAAAAATCTACGCCCTTACAAAGAAAGGAGAAACGATACGAAAACAAGTCATTAAGGGAAGTGGTTAA
- a CDS encoding DUF4352 domain-containing protein: protein MSVILISGCIDNYVQKEPTILEFGKPAIINDVSVTFDSVRFADKIDDYTKADNGYKFAIIHVTAKNLGLEETQFPFSSTGSSYMMNIVLSVNKGYKYKVFNSDYFFSIRPEDTETVDFEFEILKDTYPTELYLERVKDTTDCLKAQRLWVSSLSIYPAENIEGLKPECIDKYTVSIQSTFTKG, encoded by the coding sequence ATGAGTGTAATTCTTATTAGTGGTTGTATTGACAATTATGTCCAAAAAGAACCCACAATATTGGAATTTGGAAAACCGGCTATAATTAATGATGTGTCGGTTACTTTTGATTCAGTCCGATTTGCTGATAAAATTGATGATTATACCAAAGCAGACAATGGTTATAAGTTTGCAATAATTCATGTAACTGCAAAGAATTTAGGATTGGAGGAAACACAATTCCCATTTTCTAGCACGGGATCATCATATATGATGAATATCGTGTTGAGTGTAAATAAAGGGTATAAGTATAAAGTCTTTAATAGCGATTACTTTTTCTCGATAAGACCTGAAGACACAGAAACAGTAGACTTCGAATTTGAAATTTTAAAAGATACCTATCCCACCGAACTATATCTTGAGCGAGTGAAAGATACAACAGACTGCCTAAAGGCACAACGTTTATGGGTAAGTTCTTTATCCATTTACCCTGCTGAGAATATTGAAGGCTTGAAACCTGAATGTATCGATAAATATACCGTATCAATTCAATCTACTTTCACGAAAGGTTGA